In Agromyces sp. Leaf222, the genomic window AGGTCCTCAATCCAAAGCAGCCACGCCAATTGCCCATGCGTATCGAGGTCATCGACTGCTTGGGCAAACTGATGGGCACCGTCAAGCGTCGTCAACCTGTCCGCAAGGTAATCATGTTCAACGGGACTGAGAGTTGTGCTGCCTTCGACGATCGTCTTCATTCGCGCCTGATGGTCGAGCTTTCCCATGCGAGCGCGATTGTTCCACGCCTGCAGAGCGGCCAACAGCGCGCTATGGTCATTGCCGTGAACCGGATATTCGATCGTTTTCACACCGAGCCTGGCCCATTTCGGGTCGCCCGCGCCCGTCTGGCTCGTTAGGACGAATCGGGGAGTTCCGGGGGGCAAGCCGAGGCCGAGGTACCGCATGATCGGGTCGTCATGGCTGTAGCCGACAAACAGGACCGTGAACTTCTGGAACATGGGGAGTAGGAAACGTGTCGCCCAAGCTTGGGTGAGGTAGGCACGTCCGAAATCGACATCTGTAAGGACGAGTTCTTGGGCGTCCCGTAGCACCGAGCCGTGCAGATGGACAATGCCCGCGAAGTCATCCCCCAGTGGGAGTGCGGGTGCCGTCCACTGGTCCGGGACCAGAACGCCTTCCTCAGCGGCGGCCGTGGAAAGGTGGTTGTCGAAGTTCGTGGTCACAACTCTCAGCGGTCCGCCTGCTGCGGCCACCTGAACAAGGGCCACATGGGTGGAGTTTGGTGCCGAACTTTTTTGGCTGATCCGCCTGCGTGCGTGTTCGTGGGTATCGAAGTTGTCGGGCATGGAGCCAAGAAAGAGATCAATCGGCGCCTCGCTGTCGTAGGTCACGCGGGCCACACCGGCGAGGTGCTCCGCCAGTTTGTCGAAAAGTGGGAGGTCGGAGGGCGAGTCGATTGAGGCCCCAGCGCCAACAAAGAAAACGAGGCGACCTTCGGAGTGAGCAGTCAGAATCGCCTCAGGAATGCGAACGTCGCCAGTGACCCACATTCCGTCCAACACGGTCAAAGTAAACCACGTGAGGTGATGAGTACGGCGGCATCTGCGCTCGTCCCGGTTGCCTCGCGCGTTGCAGGGCATGTCGCGACGTTTCTGATAGCTCTTCGGAAGGAGCTGGGCGGCTGATATTCTCAGGCCCCCTAGCAGGCAGCCGTTGCAGGCGACGACGGCCTCAAGCTCTTTGTACCGTGCCGGCGGGGAGGAAGCGAAATGGACCAATTTGAGACCGACCGGCTAAGGAACCTCAGCGAACGTCTAATTCGACAGGCTGATCCAATTCGAGTGGCGACCGCGCACGCGGTCGTATCCGACGAGCTTCACGGGCATCTCTCCGGTCTCATCAGTTGCTTGAGTGCGCTTGCCAATGATGTCGAGTTGTGGCGGGCTCTCTCGCAAGCCGACTACACTCGTGCCGCCCAAGATCGCGCGCGGTTGAGTGCACTCGGCGATCAACCATGGTTCGAGCTTCTAGCGGCCGGCGGATATTCGTACCCACCGCCGCCCGACCCAGCTCAAATGGCCGCGAGCCTCTCCTCCAACGTGCGGCATGCGCTCGAGCGCCAAGAGTTTCAGTCACAGCGAGAGTTCCGTGAGGCTGCGCTGTTCGCCCGGAAGCGACTTCTACGTCTCATTGAGCGGCTCGATGAGCGGCTTGATCTAAGTGGGGCGTCTTCTCCGACCCTGCACGGACTGCCATTCTTGGCGAAGATCGGGGTCGACGTCGCTATCGATAGCGCGGCCGCAGTCGCAGTGCCTCAAATCCTGGCGCTCCCCGCGGTAGGTGCGGAGTCCATCGTTAGCGGGGGCATGGCACTCGGGGCACAGTTGATCATGCACACCCTTGAGAAGACGTGGCGCGCCGTCAGCGACTATCGAGAAATCAGAAAACCGCTGCTGCCGACCGTGGGTGAGGACCCTGTCCTACAGATTCTCTCGCTCTTGCAGAGCATGGTCCAGCAAGGACGCTCGATCGCAGCCCAGCACTTCCCCGACCAGTTGGCGATGAGCGCCGTCCACACTGCCCTAGATCGGTACACCTCGATGATGAGGAAGACACTTCTGGATCTTCCCGGGCACCTGAACAGCTGGACGGTCGCGGAGAAGATGCTTACACACGTTCGCTTTGAGCCGCCCTATGCCGATGCAGACTTTGACGCGAAGCAGCTGAGTCGAGCACTCGACGAGGTCTGGGAAGAGCGCTCCGGGGGTGCGCATGGTCGGTCACTCTAGGCGTGCGCCGTTGTCGGCGCGTACCGGAGCCTACCCGACCGGGCAGCGCTAACTCGCGAAGCGAGCAAGGTGGGGCGTTCTGCCCCCGGGCCTGCACTTCTTTGGGAGGCGGAAGAATCCATGGACCGTTATGGAATGTTAACAAACCGGGCACCCGCTCTGCCGCCTACATGCTGGGCATGGCCGATATCGCTAACTCCCCACAAGAAGATGAACGGCCCGGATCTCGATGAGATCCGGGCCGTTTTCTCTTGCCCGGCATGACGCGGTCCCGTACTGGTTGACTTGGGTGATGCTGGTCGAGCCGGTTCTCTCCGACGCGGATGTCGCGGTGCGCGCGGCCCGAGCGGGGGCGGCGATCGCGCGCGCCAGGTTCGGCTCCGAGCATCGCCGCATCGAACATGCGGGCCCCGACTTCACGACGGAGGCCGACATCGAGGCGGAGCGGGCGATCCGCGCGGTGCTCACGAGGTATCGACCAGACGACGGCATCCTCGGCGAGGAGCTCGGGGCGAGCGGCGATTCGTCCCGTCGCTGGCTCGTGGACCCCATCTGCGGCACCCTCAACTACTCAGCGGGCGTGCCGCTGTTCGCCGTCAATGTGGCTCTGGACGTCGACGGCGTCACCGCGGCTGCAGCGGTCGCAGACCCCCCTGCTGGGCGGGTGCTCTGGACCGACGGCGTCCACGCCTGGCAGGCCGAGCGGGCCGAGCGGGCCGAGCGGGCCGAAGATCAGGGCGCCGAGCCTGGGCATCGCATCGCACCGTCCTCGTCGTCGCGCCTGGTCACGGTCAACCTCGAGGGTCCCGACCCGGGTCCGATCGGCAGCCGGCTGCTGTTCGACGAGACGTTCCGCGCACGGTTCAGTCCGCGGTGCCTCTCGACGACGCTGGCGCTCGCATGGGTCGCCGCCGGGCAGCACGCCGGCTACATCACCGGCGGAGACCTTCGAGACAGCGTGCACTGGGCCGCCGGGATCGCGTTGTGCCGTGCGGCCGGCGCGGTCGTCACCAACCTGGCCGGCGGTGACCTGCACACGGGGGAGCACGGCATGATCGCGGCCGCGGATGCGGACACTCACACGCAGTTGCTGGCGACACTGGACACGATGCGCTGACCCGACGGCGAGGCGGGCAGGATTGACCCATGGCATCGATCGACTCACTCACCGATGACGGGCGCCGCTTCGTCTCGGATTCCCACCTCGCGACGCTCTCGACGATCGGTCGCGACGGTGGCATCCACGTCGTTGCGGTCGGCTACACGGTCGATGCGGGCGTCGTGCGCATCATCACGAGCGACGGCAGCCAGAAGGTGCGCAACGTCGAGCGCGATGGGCGCGCCACCGTGGGGCAGGTCTCCGGGCCGCAGTGGCTGAGCATCGCCGGTGAGGCGGTCATCGAACGCGACCCCGCCGCGGTGGCGCACGCGGTCGAGCTGTATGCGCAGCGCTACCGGCAGCCCCGCGTGAATCCGAAGCGGGTGGTCATCCGGATCGCACCGGATCGCGTGATGGGTTCCGCAGGCCTGGTCGGCTGACGCACCTTTCCACGCAGCCGTCGGCGAAACCCGGTAGCGCCCTCTTCTGCGCTCGCGAAGCAGGCGCAGACGCGTGCGTGCGGCGGGCGCCGGTCCTACGCTGGGGGCGAGGCGTGCGGGGGCGCGGCGGATCGGGGGCAGCGTGGGGGTCCGCTCGGGCAGCGCGGAGCGTGCGTGGCGCGCGGCATCCGCTCGCGGGGTGACGGGCGCGGCCACGGTCGCGGTGCTCGCGTTCGCGCTCGGCGGGGGCGCGGCATCCGCCCTGCTCGCGACGCCCACGGTAGCCGCGGCATCCGTTCCCAGTGCTGCGGATGTCACGACGGCACGAGTCGCGACCGCACCGTTGCGGGTGTGGGGCGAGCCGCTGCCGGTCGTCCCGGAGTCGGACGAGAGCGAGACGCCCACGCCGACGCCCACCCCCGAGCCGACCGAGACCGCCGGGCCGCCGCCGACCCCCGAGCCCGATCCGACCGAGGAGCCGACCGGCGAGCCGACCGAGGCGCCCACCGTGCCACCTGAGACGGTGGAGCCGGTCGAGACTCCCGAGCCGACCGAGGCGCCCACCGAGACCCCGGTGCCGACGGTGGTGCCCGCCGTTCCGCCCGCCGCCGCCGACCCGACGACGTCGGTGGTGTCGTGGGTGATCGCGGCATTCGTGCTCGTCGTCGCGGCGGGCATCCTGCTGTTGGTCCGGCGCAGGGGAGCGGATGCCGAGACGGCCGGTGGCCCGGATGGCGGCGACGTGATCGGGGCGGGCGTCGCGGCATCCGTCGTGCCGAGCTCGTCGGCCGGTGCCGAGCATGACGTCGACGCGCCGGCGACCCTGGCGGCCATGGAGGACATCGGCGCGGCGATGACGGATGCCGGCTACTCGGTCACGACGGTTCGGCAGACGTTGATCGAGGTCGCCGAGGTGAACGGCCTCGCCGAAACCGAGATCGTGGTGTTCCCGACCGCCCTGCTGGTGTCGGCGCGGGGCGTCGGAGCGATGAGCACCGGGGCGGTCGCCAGCGGCGAGCGGTCGCTGCTGCTGCACCAGGTCGATGACCTGCAGCACATCGTCGACGACGCGCGATCGGGGTCGGTCGCGCCCGAAGAGACACGGGAGCGCGTCCGCCGCATGCGCGAGCTGCCGCGGCCGTACTCGCCGGTGCAGCGCGGTGCGGCATACGTGCTGCTGAGCGCCGGACTCGCCGTGCTGCTCGGCGCCTCATGGACCGGTGTGGTGTTCGCGGGCGTGCTCGGAGCGGGCGTCGGCACCGTGCTGCTCGTCGGCGAGCGGCTCTCTGGCCGGTACCGGGCGCTGCTCACCGTCGCCATCGCGTTCTCGGTGGCGATCATCGTGCTGCTCGGCCTGCGCCTCGGGCTCGACTCCGGCGTGCTGCCCGCCCTCATCGCCCCCCTCGTGGTGCTGCTGCCCGGCGCCCTGCTCACGGTCGGCTCGATCGAGCTCGCGACCGGCCAGATGCTCTCGGGCGCCGGACGCCTCGCCGCGGGCGCGATGCAGCTCGTGCTGCTCGGCGTCGGCATCGTCGCGGCGGGCGCCCTGATCGGCATCCCGGCGCTCGCGGCGACGGGTTCGGCATCGACGCTCGGCGTCATCGCGCCGTGGATCGCCGTCGCCCTGTTCGGCGTGGGCATCGTCGTGTACCAGTGCGGGCCGAGGCGCTCGCTCGGCTGGATCCTCGTGGTGCTCTACGTCGCCTACGGCGCCCAGGTGCTCGGGGCGGTGTTCTTCGGCGGCGTGCTCTCGGCGCTCATCGGCGCGCTCGTGGTCACGCCCGTGACGGCGATCGTCGCCAGGCAGCGGTCAGGGCCGGCGGCGCTCGTCAGCTTCCTGCCGGCGTTCTGGCTGCTCGTTCCCGGCGCGCTCGGGCTCGTGGGCGTCGCAACGGTGCTCGGGGGCGAGGCCACCGGATCGAGCTCGCTCATCACGACGCTCGCGACGATGGTCTCGATCTCGCTCGGTGTGCTCGCGGGCACCGCGCTGTCGAGCCGCATCGGGCGGCCGGTGCTCTGAGCGGGCGGGCGGGCTCGGCGGGATGCGCGGCGGCGCTGGTCTCGATACGCTTCGCTACTCGACCGGCTCGGCGGCGCTGGTCTCGATACGCTTCGCTACTCGACCGGCTCGGCGGCGGGCTCCGGCTCGGGGGCGTTCGACTCGGCGGGCGATTCGATCTTGACGACCTCGTCGGCGCGATCCGACTCGAGCGCCGCTTCGGTCGCCTTCAGCTGCTCGGGCGTGAGCCGCAGGCGCTCGGCCTTCGAGGGGCGGATGGCGGGCACGTCGCCGACGATGGGAACGGGCGTGCGCCAGCGCCGGAATCCGTAGCGGGCCCAGAGCCCGATCATCGTGCTGAGCCGGTTGCGCGATCCGAGCAGGCTGTTGATGTGCACGAACAGCCAGGCGGCCCAGGCGGTGTAGCCGGTGAGCCCGATGAGGCGCCGGAATCCGGGCATGCGGCCGAGGAGGCTCATCGAGTGCAGCACC contains:
- a CDS encoding inositol monophosphatase family protein: MLVEPVLSDADVAVRAARAGAAIARARFGSEHRRIEHAGPDFTTEADIEAERAIRAVLTRYRPDDGILGEELGASGDSSRRWLVDPICGTLNYSAGVPLFAVNVALDVDGVTAAAAVADPPAGRVLWTDGVHAWQAERAERAERAEDQGAEPGHRIAPSSSSRLVTVNLEGPDPGPIGSRLLFDETFRARFSPRCLSTTLALAWVAAGQHAGYITGGDLRDSVHWAAGIALCRAAGAVVTNLAGGDLHTGEHGMIAAADADTHTQLLATLDTMR
- a CDS encoding PPOX class F420-dependent oxidoreductase → MASIDSLTDDGRRFVSDSHLATLSTIGRDGGIHVVAVGYTVDAGVVRIITSDGSQKVRNVERDGRATVGQVSGPQWLSIAGEAVIERDPAAVAHAVELYAQRYRQPRVNPKRVVIRIAPDRVMGSAGLVG
- a CDS encoding threonine/serine exporter ThrE family protein, which codes for MGVRSGSAERAWRAASARGVTGAATVAVLAFALGGGAASALLATPTVAAASVPSAADVTTARVATAPLRVWGEPLPVVPESDESETPTPTPTPEPTETAGPPPTPEPDPTEEPTGEPTEAPTVPPETVEPVETPEPTEAPTETPVPTVVPAVPPAAADPTTSVVSWVIAAFVLVVAAGILLLVRRRGADAETAGGPDGGDVIGAGVAASVVPSSSAGAEHDVDAPATLAAMEDIGAAMTDAGYSVTTVRQTLIEVAEVNGLAETEIVVFPTALLVSARGVGAMSTGAVASGERSLLLHQVDDLQHIVDDARSGSVAPEETRERVRRMRELPRPYSPVQRGAAYVLLSAGLAVLLGASWTGVVFAGVLGAGVGTVLLVGERLSGRYRALLTVAIAFSVAIIVLLGLRLGLDSGVLPALIAPLVVLLPGALLTVGSIELATGQMLSGAGRLAAGAMQLVLLGVGIVAAGALIGIPALAATGSASTLGVIAPWIAVALFGVGIVVYQCGPRRSLGWILVVLYVAYGAQVLGAVFFGGVLSALIGALVVTPVTAIVARQRSGPAALVSFLPAFWLLVPGALGLVGVATVLGGEATGSSSLITTLATMVSISLGVLAGTALSSRIGRPVL